From Pongo pygmaeus isolate AG05252 chromosome 2, NHGRI_mPonPyg2-v2.0_pri, whole genome shotgun sequence, a single genomic window includes:
- the STRIT1 gene encoding sarcoplasmic/endoplasmic reticulum calcium ATPase regulator DWORF yields the protein MAEKAESTFSHLLVPILLLIGWIVGCIIMIYVVFS from the exons ATGGCTGAAAAAG CGGAGTCTACATTTTCACACCTTCTGGTTCCTATTCTTCTTCTGATTGGCTGGATTGTGGGCTGCATCATAATGATTTATGTGGTCTTCTCTTAG